The proteins below come from a single Vicugna pacos chromosome 13, VicPac4, whole genome shotgun sequence genomic window:
- the MAP7D1 gene encoding MAP7 domain-containing protein 1 isoform X5 — MESGSRSEPGAGAPPAVAARTPPEPRPSPEGDPFPPPPPLPMSALVPDTPPDTPPAMKNATSPKQLPLEPESPPELVGPRPASQQEESPFSEVKIRGPTPPATGPRDARPPRRSSQPSPTAVPASDSPPTKQDVKKAGERHKLAKERREERAKYLAAKKAVWLEKEEKAKALREKQLQERRRRLEEQRLKAEQRRAALEERQRQKLEKNKERYEAAIQRSVKKTWAEIRQQRWSWAGALHHSSPGRKTSGSRCSVSAVNLPKHVDSIINKRLSKSSATLWNSPSRNRSLQLSAWESSIVDRLMTPTLSFLARSRSAVTLPRNGRDQGRGGGPGRALTRGGAGASLASVPRPDRTHPSAAVPVCPRSASASPLTPCSAPRSGHRCAPTGERGERRKASAGGSPAPARLRPEASPVQKKEKKDKERENEKEKSALARERSLKKRQSLPASLRPRVSAGNAELSPKSKARPSSPSASWHRPASPCLSPGPGHALPPKPPSPRGTTASPKGRVRRKDEAKESPNVAGPEDKNQSKGKASDEKEPAAPASPAPSPVPSPTPAQPQKEQPTAEISADTAVLTSPPAPAPPVTPSKPMAGTTDREEATRLLAEKRRQAREQREREEQERRLQAERDKRMREEQLAREAEARAEREAEARRREEQEAREKAQAEQEEQERLQKQKEEAEARSREEAERQRLEREKHFQREEQERQERKKRLEEIMKRTRKSEAAETKKQDRKEAKANSSSPVIDPAKAVEARPSGLQKEAVQKEELAPQEPQWSLSNKESPGSLVNGLQPLPAHQENGFSPKGPSGDKSLGRTPEALLPFAEAEAFLKKAVVQPPQVTEVL; from the exons CTGTGGCAGCCAGGACCCCTCCAGAGCCAAGACCTTCTCCAGAAGGTGACCCCTTCCCGCCACCGCCACCACTACCGATGTCAGCCCTGGTGCCCGACACTCCCCCAGACACCCCTCCTGCCATGAAGAATGCCACTAGCCCTAAGCAGCTCCCACTGGAACCAGAGAGCCCCCCAGAGCTGGTAGGACCCAGGCCAGCCTCCCAGCAGGAGGAGTCCCCTTTCTCAGAAGTGAAGATCAGGGGACCCACCCCTCCAGCCACAGGCCCACGGGATGCCAGGCCTCCTCGGAGGAGCAGTCAGCCATCCCCAACAGCAGTGCCAGCTTCCGACAGCCCTCCCACCAAGCAAG ATGtaaagaaggcaggagagagacaCAAGCTGGCAAAGGAGCGGCGGGAAGAGCGGGCCAAGTACCTGG CGGCCAAGAAGGCAGTGTggctggagaaggaggagaaggccaAGGCGCTGCGGGAGAAGCAGCTCCAGGAGCGCCGGCGGCGGCTGGAGGAGCAGCGGCTCAAAGCCGAGCAACGCCGGGCAGCCCTGGAGGAGCGGCAGCGGCAGAAGCTCGAGAAAAACAAG GAGCGCTACGAAGCAGCCATCCAGCGGTCAGTAAAGAAGACATGGGCTGAAATCCGGCAGCAGCGCTGGTCCTGGGCAGGGGCCCTGCACCACAGCTCCCCAGGACGTAAGACCA GTGGGAGCAGGTGCTCCGTGTCGGCAGTAAACCTGCCCAAACACGTGGACTCTATAATCAACAAGCGGCTCTCAAAGTCCTCTGCCACGCTCTGGAACTCCCCCAGTAGAA ATCGCAGCCTACAGCTGAGCGCATGGGAGAGCAGCATCGTGGACCGTCTGATGACGCCCACCCTCTCCTTCCTGGCGCGGAGTCGCAGTGCGGTCACCCTGCCCCGAAACGGCCGGGACCAGGGTAGGGGCGGCGGCCCTGGGAGAGCCCTCAcgaggggcggggcaggggccaGCCTCGCTAGTGTGCCGCGCCCCGACCGCACTCATCCCTCCGCAGCCGTGCCGGTGTGCCCGCGCTCGGCCTCCGCCAGCCCCCTGACTCCGTGCAGCGCCCCCCGAAGCGGGCACCGATGCGCCCCCACCGGGGAGCGCGGGGAGCGCCGAAAGGCCAGCGCCGGGGGtagccccgccccggcccgcctTCGGCCCGAGGCCTCGCCG GTgcagaaaaaggagaagaaggacAAGGAACgggaaaatgagaaggaaaagagcGCCCTGGCCCGGGAGCGCAGCCTCAAGAAGCGCCAGTCGCTGCCTGCCTCCCTGCGCCCACGCGTCTCCGCGGGCAACGCTGAGCTCAG TCCCAAATCTAAGGCCCGGCCATCCTCTCCCTCTGCATCCTGGCACAGGcctgcctctccctgcctcaGCCCAGGACCAGGTCATGCTCTGCCTCCCAAACCACCGTCCCCCCGAGGCACCACTGCATCACCAAAGGGGCGGGTTCGGAGGAAGGATGAGGCAAAGGAGAGCCCTAATGTGGCAGGGCCTGAGGACAAGAACCAGAGCAAGGGCAAAGCAAGCGATGAGAAGGAGCCTGCAGCCCCAGCCTCACCAGCACCCTCCCCTGTGCcctcacccaccccagcccagccccagaaggagcagcccACAGCAGAGATCTCTGCAG ATACTGCTGTCTTgacctcacccccagcccccgcTCCTCCGGTGACCCCTAGCAAACCCATGGCTGGCACCACAGACCGTGAAGAGGCCACTCGACTCCTGGCTGAGAAGCGGCGCCAGGCCCGGGAGCAGCGGGAGCGCGAGGAACAGGAGCGGAGGCTGCAGGCAGAAAGGGACAA GCGAATGCGAGAAGAACAGCTGGCTCGGGAGGCTGAGGCCCGGGCCGAGCGGGAGGCGGAGGCCCGGAGGCGGGAGGAGCAGGAGGCCCGAGAGAAGGCGCAGGCGGAGCAGGAGGAGCAGGAGCGGTTGCAGAAGCAG AAAGAGGAGGCCGAAGCTCGGTCCCGAGAAGAAGCGGAGCGGCAGCGTCTGGAGCGGGAAAAGCActtccagagggaggagcaggagcGGCAAGAGCGCAAAAAG CGCCTGGAGGAGATCATGAAGAGGACTCGGAAGTCAGAAGCTGCTGAAACCAAG AAGCAGGACAGAAAGGAGGCAAAGGCCAACAGTTCCAGCCCAG TGATAGACCCTGCAAAAGCTGTGGAGGCTCGGCCCTCAGGGCTGCAGAAGGAGGCTGTGCAGAAAGAGGAGCTGGCCCCCCAGGAGCCTCAGTGGAG TTTGTCAAACAAGGAGTCACCCGGGTCCCTGGTGAATGGCCTGCAGCCTCTTCCAGCACACCAGGAGAATGGCTTTTCCCCGAAGGGACCCTCTGGGGACAAGAGTCTGGGCCGAACACCAGAGGCGCTCCTGCCCTTCGCAGAGGCTGAAGCCTTCCTCAAGAAAGCTGTGGTGCAACCCCCACAGGTCACAG AAGTCCTTTAA
- the MAP7D1 gene encoding MAP7 domain-containing protein 1 isoform X11, translating into MESGSRSEPGAGAPPAVAARTPPEPRPSPEGDPFPPPPPLPMSALVPDTPPDTPPAMKNATSPKQLPLEPESPPELVGPRPASQQEESPFSEVKIRGPTPPATGPRDARPPRRSSQPSPTAVPASDSPPTKQDVKKAGERHKLAKERREERAKYLAAKKAVWLEKEEKAKALREKQLQERRRRLEEQRLKAEQRRAALEERQRQKLEKNKERYEAAIQRSVKKTWAEIRQQRWSWAGALHHSSPGRKTNRSLQLSAWESSIVDRLMTPTLSFLARSRSAVTLPRNGRDQGRGGGPGRALTRGGAGASLASVPRPDRTHPSAAVPVCPRSASASPLTPCSAPRSGHRCAPTGERGERRKASAGGSPAPARLRPEASPVQKKEKKDKERENEKEKSALARERSLKKRQSLPASLRPRVSAGNAELSPKSKARPSSPSASWHRPASPCLSPGPGHALPPKPPSPRGTTASPKGRVRRKDEAKESPNVAGPEDKNQSKGKASDEKEPAAPASPAPSPVPSPTPAQPQKEQPTAEISADTAVLTSPPAPAPPVTPSKPMAGTTDREEATRLLAEKRRQAREQREREEQERRLQAERDKRMREEQLAREAEARAEREAEARRREEQEAREKAQAEQEEQERLQKQKEEAEARSREEAERQRLEREKHFQREEQERQERKKRLEEIMKRTRKSEAAETKKQDRKEAKANSSSPVIDPAKAVEARPSGLQKEAVQKEELAPQEPQWSLSNKESPGSLVNGLQPLPAHQENGFSPKGPSGDKSLGRTPEALLPFAEAEAFLKKAVVQPPQVTEVL; encoded by the exons CTGTGGCAGCCAGGACCCCTCCAGAGCCAAGACCTTCTCCAGAAGGTGACCCCTTCCCGCCACCGCCACCACTACCGATGTCAGCCCTGGTGCCCGACACTCCCCCAGACACCCCTCCTGCCATGAAGAATGCCACTAGCCCTAAGCAGCTCCCACTGGAACCAGAGAGCCCCCCAGAGCTGGTAGGACCCAGGCCAGCCTCCCAGCAGGAGGAGTCCCCTTTCTCAGAAGTGAAGATCAGGGGACCCACCCCTCCAGCCACAGGCCCACGGGATGCCAGGCCTCCTCGGAGGAGCAGTCAGCCATCCCCAACAGCAGTGCCAGCTTCCGACAGCCCTCCCACCAAGCAAG ATGtaaagaaggcaggagagagacaCAAGCTGGCAAAGGAGCGGCGGGAAGAGCGGGCCAAGTACCTGG CGGCCAAGAAGGCAGTGTggctggagaaggaggagaaggccaAGGCGCTGCGGGAGAAGCAGCTCCAGGAGCGCCGGCGGCGGCTGGAGGAGCAGCGGCTCAAAGCCGAGCAACGCCGGGCAGCCCTGGAGGAGCGGCAGCGGCAGAAGCTCGAGAAAAACAAG GAGCGCTACGAAGCAGCCATCCAGCGGTCAGTAAAGAAGACATGGGCTGAAATCCGGCAGCAGCGCTGGTCCTGGGCAGGGGCCCTGCACCACAGCTCCCCAGGACGTAAGACCA ATCGCAGCCTACAGCTGAGCGCATGGGAGAGCAGCATCGTGGACCGTCTGATGACGCCCACCCTCTCCTTCCTGGCGCGGAGTCGCAGTGCGGTCACCCTGCCCCGAAACGGCCGGGACCAGGGTAGGGGCGGCGGCCCTGGGAGAGCCCTCAcgaggggcggggcaggggccaGCCTCGCTAGTGTGCCGCGCCCCGACCGCACTCATCCCTCCGCAGCCGTGCCGGTGTGCCCGCGCTCGGCCTCCGCCAGCCCCCTGACTCCGTGCAGCGCCCCCCGAAGCGGGCACCGATGCGCCCCCACCGGGGAGCGCGGGGAGCGCCGAAAGGCCAGCGCCGGGGGtagccccgccccggcccgcctTCGGCCCGAGGCCTCGCCG GTgcagaaaaaggagaagaaggacAAGGAACgggaaaatgagaaggaaaagagcGCCCTGGCCCGGGAGCGCAGCCTCAAGAAGCGCCAGTCGCTGCCTGCCTCCCTGCGCCCACGCGTCTCCGCGGGCAACGCTGAGCTCAG TCCCAAATCTAAGGCCCGGCCATCCTCTCCCTCTGCATCCTGGCACAGGcctgcctctccctgcctcaGCCCAGGACCAGGTCATGCTCTGCCTCCCAAACCACCGTCCCCCCGAGGCACCACTGCATCACCAAAGGGGCGGGTTCGGAGGAAGGATGAGGCAAAGGAGAGCCCTAATGTGGCAGGGCCTGAGGACAAGAACCAGAGCAAGGGCAAAGCAAGCGATGAGAAGGAGCCTGCAGCCCCAGCCTCACCAGCACCCTCCCCTGTGCcctcacccaccccagcccagccccagaaggagcagcccACAGCAGAGATCTCTGCAG ATACTGCTGTCTTgacctcacccccagcccccgcTCCTCCGGTGACCCCTAGCAAACCCATGGCTGGCACCACAGACCGTGAAGAGGCCACTCGACTCCTGGCTGAGAAGCGGCGCCAGGCCCGGGAGCAGCGGGAGCGCGAGGAACAGGAGCGGAGGCTGCAGGCAGAAAGGGACAA GCGAATGCGAGAAGAACAGCTGGCTCGGGAGGCTGAGGCCCGGGCCGAGCGGGAGGCGGAGGCCCGGAGGCGGGAGGAGCAGGAGGCCCGAGAGAAGGCGCAGGCGGAGCAGGAGGAGCAGGAGCGGTTGCAGAAGCAG AAAGAGGAGGCCGAAGCTCGGTCCCGAGAAGAAGCGGAGCGGCAGCGTCTGGAGCGGGAAAAGCActtccagagggaggagcaggagcGGCAAGAGCGCAAAAAG CGCCTGGAGGAGATCATGAAGAGGACTCGGAAGTCAGAAGCTGCTGAAACCAAG AAGCAGGACAGAAAGGAGGCAAAGGCCAACAGTTCCAGCCCAG TGATAGACCCTGCAAAAGCTGTGGAGGCTCGGCCCTCAGGGCTGCAGAAGGAGGCTGTGCAGAAAGAGGAGCTGGCCCCCCAGGAGCCTCAGTGGAG TTTGTCAAACAAGGAGTCACCCGGGTCCCTGGTGAATGGCCTGCAGCCTCTTCCAGCACACCAGGAGAATGGCTTTTCCCCGAAGGGACCCTCTGGGGACAAGAGTCTGGGCCGAACACCAGAGGCGCTCCTGCCCTTCGCAGAGGCTGAAGCCTTCCTCAAGAAAGCTGTGGTGCAACCCCCACAGGTCACAG AAGTCCTTTAA
- the MAP7D1 gene encoding MAP7 domain-containing protein 1 isoform X8, with protein sequence MESGSRSEPGAGAPPAVAARTPPEPRPSPEGDPFPPPPPLPMSALVPDTPPDTPPAMKNATSPKQLPLEPESPPELVGPRPASQQEESPFSEVKIRGPTPPATGPRDARPPRRSSQPSPTAVPASDSPPTKQDVKKAGERHKLAKERREERAKYLAAKKAVWLEKEEKAKALREKQLQERRRRLEEQRLKAEQRRAALEERQRQKLEKNKERYEAAIQRSVKKTWAEIRQQRWSWAGALHHSSPGHRSLQLSAWESSIVDRLMTPTLSFLARSRSAVTLPRNGRDQGRGGGPGRALTRGGAGASLASVPRPDRTHPSAAVPVCPRSASASPLTPCSAPRSGHRCAPTGERGERRKASAGGSPAPARLRPEASPVQKKEKKDKERENEKEKSALARERSLKKRQSLPASLRPRVSAGNAELSPKSKARPSSPSASWHRPASPCLSPGPGHALPPKPPSPRGTTASPKGRVRRKDEAKESPNVAGPEDKNQSKGKASDEKEPAAPASPAPSPVPSPTPAQPQKEQPTAEISAGGNGERRPKDTAVLTSPPAPAPPVTPSKPMAGTTDREEATRLLAEKRRQAREQREREEQERRLQAERDKRMREEQLAREAEARAEREAEARRREEQEAREKAQAEQEEQERLQKQKEEAEARSREEAERQRLEREKHFQREEQERQERKKRLEEIMKRTRKSEAAETKQKQDRKEAKANSSSPVIDPAKAVEARPSGLQKEAVQKEELAPQEPQWSLSNKESPGSLVNGLQPLPAHQENGFSPKGPSGDKSLGRTPEALLPFAEAEAFLKKAVVQPPQVTEVL encoded by the exons CTGTGGCAGCCAGGACCCCTCCAGAGCCAAGACCTTCTCCAGAAGGTGACCCCTTCCCGCCACCGCCACCACTACCGATGTCAGCCCTGGTGCCCGACACTCCCCCAGACACCCCTCCTGCCATGAAGAATGCCACTAGCCCTAAGCAGCTCCCACTGGAACCAGAGAGCCCCCCAGAGCTGGTAGGACCCAGGCCAGCCTCCCAGCAGGAGGAGTCCCCTTTCTCAGAAGTGAAGATCAGGGGACCCACCCCTCCAGCCACAGGCCCACGGGATGCCAGGCCTCCTCGGAGGAGCAGTCAGCCATCCCCAACAGCAGTGCCAGCTTCCGACAGCCCTCCCACCAAGCAAG ATGtaaagaaggcaggagagagacaCAAGCTGGCAAAGGAGCGGCGGGAAGAGCGGGCCAAGTACCTGG CGGCCAAGAAGGCAGTGTggctggagaaggaggagaaggccaAGGCGCTGCGGGAGAAGCAGCTCCAGGAGCGCCGGCGGCGGCTGGAGGAGCAGCGGCTCAAAGCCGAGCAACGCCGGGCAGCCCTGGAGGAGCGGCAGCGGCAGAAGCTCGAGAAAAACAAG GAGCGCTACGAAGCAGCCATCCAGCGGTCAGTAAAGAAGACATGGGCTGAAATCCGGCAGCAGCGCTGGTCCTGGGCAGGGGCCCTGCACCACAGCTCCCCAGGAC ATCGCAGCCTACAGCTGAGCGCATGGGAGAGCAGCATCGTGGACCGTCTGATGACGCCCACCCTCTCCTTCCTGGCGCGGAGTCGCAGTGCGGTCACCCTGCCCCGAAACGGCCGGGACCAGGGTAGGGGCGGCGGCCCTGGGAGAGCCCTCAcgaggggcggggcaggggccaGCCTCGCTAGTGTGCCGCGCCCCGACCGCACTCATCCCTCCGCAGCCGTGCCGGTGTGCCCGCGCTCGGCCTCCGCCAGCCCCCTGACTCCGTGCAGCGCCCCCCGAAGCGGGCACCGATGCGCCCCCACCGGGGAGCGCGGGGAGCGCCGAAAGGCCAGCGCCGGGGGtagccccgccccggcccgcctTCGGCCCGAGGCCTCGCCG GTgcagaaaaaggagaagaaggacAAGGAACgggaaaatgagaaggaaaagagcGCCCTGGCCCGGGAGCGCAGCCTCAAGAAGCGCCAGTCGCTGCCTGCCTCCCTGCGCCCACGCGTCTCCGCGGGCAACGCTGAGCTCAG TCCCAAATCTAAGGCCCGGCCATCCTCTCCCTCTGCATCCTGGCACAGGcctgcctctccctgcctcaGCCCAGGACCAGGTCATGCTCTGCCTCCCAAACCACCGTCCCCCCGAGGCACCACTGCATCACCAAAGGGGCGGGTTCGGAGGAAGGATGAGGCAAAGGAGAGCCCTAATGTGGCAGGGCCTGAGGACAAGAACCAGAGCAAGGGCAAAGCAAGCGATGAGAAGGAGCCTGCAGCCCCAGCCTCACCAGCACCCTCCCCTGTGCcctcacccaccccagcccagccccagaaggagcagcccACAGCAGAGATCTCTGCAGGTGGGAACGGAGAGAGGAGGCCAAAAG ATACTGCTGTCTTgacctcacccccagcccccgcTCCTCCGGTGACCCCTAGCAAACCCATGGCTGGCACCACAGACCGTGAAGAGGCCACTCGACTCCTGGCTGAGAAGCGGCGCCAGGCCCGGGAGCAGCGGGAGCGCGAGGAACAGGAGCGGAGGCTGCAGGCAGAAAGGGACAA GCGAATGCGAGAAGAACAGCTGGCTCGGGAGGCTGAGGCCCGGGCCGAGCGGGAGGCGGAGGCCCGGAGGCGGGAGGAGCAGGAGGCCCGAGAGAAGGCGCAGGCGGAGCAGGAGGAGCAGGAGCGGTTGCAGAAGCAG AAAGAGGAGGCCGAAGCTCGGTCCCGAGAAGAAGCGGAGCGGCAGCGTCTGGAGCGGGAAAAGCActtccagagggaggagcaggagcGGCAAGAGCGCAAAAAG CGCCTGGAGGAGATCATGAAGAGGACTCGGAAGTCAGAAGCTGCTGAAACCAAG CAGAAGCAGGACAGAAAGGAGGCAAAGGCCAACAGTTCCAGCCCAG TGATAGACCCTGCAAAAGCTGTGGAGGCTCGGCCCTCAGGGCTGCAGAAGGAGGCTGTGCAGAAAGAGGAGCTGGCCCCCCAGGAGCCTCAGTGGAG TTTGTCAAACAAGGAGTCACCCGGGTCCCTGGTGAATGGCCTGCAGCCTCTTCCAGCACACCAGGAGAATGGCTTTTCCCCGAAGGGACCCTCTGGGGACAAGAGTCTGGGCCGAACACCAGAGGCGCTCCTGCCCTTCGCAGAGGCTGAAGCCTTCCTCAAGAAAGCTGTGGTGCAACCCCCACAGGTCACAG AAGTCCTTTAA
- the MAP7D1 gene encoding MAP7 domain-containing protein 1 isoform X4 gives MESGSRSEPGAGAPPAVAARTPPEPRPSPEGDPFPPPPPLPMSALVPDTPPDTPPAMKNATSPKQLPLEPESPPELVGPRPASQQEESPFSEVKIRGPTPPATGPRDARPPRRSSQPSPTAVPASDSPPTKQDVKKAGERHKLAKERREERAKYLAAKKAVWLEKEEKAKALREKQLQERRRRLEEQRLKAEQRRAALEERQRQKLEKNKERYEAAIQRSVKKTWAEIRQQRWSWAGALHHSSPGRKTSGSRCSVSAVNLPKHVDSIINKRLSKSSATLWNSPSRNRSLQLSAWESSIVDRLMTPTLSFLARSRSAVTLPRNGRDQGRGGGPGRALTRGGAGASLASVPRPDRTHPSAAVPVCPRSASASPLTPCSAPRSGHRCAPTGERGERRKASAGGSPAPARLRPEASPVQKKEKKDKERENEKEKSALARERSLKKRQSLPASLRPRVSAGNAELSPKSKARPSSPSASWHRPASPCLSPGPGHALPPKPPSPRGTTASPKGRVRRKDEAKESPNVAGPEDKNQSKGKASDEKEPAAPASPAPSPVPSPTPAQPQKEQPTAEISADTAVLTSPPAPAPPVTPSKPMAGTTDREEATRLLAEKRRQAREQREREEQERRLQAERDKRMREEQLAREAEARAEREAEARRREEQEAREKAQAEQEEQERLQKQKEEAEARSREEAERQRLEREKHFQREEQERQERKKRLEEIMKRTRKSEAAETKQKQDRKEAKANSSSPVIDPAKAVEARPSGLQKEAVQKEELAPQEPQWSLSNKESPGSLVNGLQPLPAHQENGFSPKGPSGDKSLGRTPEALLPFAEAEAFLKKAVVQPPQVTEVL, from the exons CTGTGGCAGCCAGGACCCCTCCAGAGCCAAGACCTTCTCCAGAAGGTGACCCCTTCCCGCCACCGCCACCACTACCGATGTCAGCCCTGGTGCCCGACACTCCCCCAGACACCCCTCCTGCCATGAAGAATGCCACTAGCCCTAAGCAGCTCCCACTGGAACCAGAGAGCCCCCCAGAGCTGGTAGGACCCAGGCCAGCCTCCCAGCAGGAGGAGTCCCCTTTCTCAGAAGTGAAGATCAGGGGACCCACCCCTCCAGCCACAGGCCCACGGGATGCCAGGCCTCCTCGGAGGAGCAGTCAGCCATCCCCAACAGCAGTGCCAGCTTCCGACAGCCCTCCCACCAAGCAAG ATGtaaagaaggcaggagagagacaCAAGCTGGCAAAGGAGCGGCGGGAAGAGCGGGCCAAGTACCTGG CGGCCAAGAAGGCAGTGTggctggagaaggaggagaaggccaAGGCGCTGCGGGAGAAGCAGCTCCAGGAGCGCCGGCGGCGGCTGGAGGAGCAGCGGCTCAAAGCCGAGCAACGCCGGGCAGCCCTGGAGGAGCGGCAGCGGCAGAAGCTCGAGAAAAACAAG GAGCGCTACGAAGCAGCCATCCAGCGGTCAGTAAAGAAGACATGGGCTGAAATCCGGCAGCAGCGCTGGTCCTGGGCAGGGGCCCTGCACCACAGCTCCCCAGGACGTAAGACCA GTGGGAGCAGGTGCTCCGTGTCGGCAGTAAACCTGCCCAAACACGTGGACTCTATAATCAACAAGCGGCTCTCAAAGTCCTCTGCCACGCTCTGGAACTCCCCCAGTAGAA ATCGCAGCCTACAGCTGAGCGCATGGGAGAGCAGCATCGTGGACCGTCTGATGACGCCCACCCTCTCCTTCCTGGCGCGGAGTCGCAGTGCGGTCACCCTGCCCCGAAACGGCCGGGACCAGGGTAGGGGCGGCGGCCCTGGGAGAGCCCTCAcgaggggcggggcaggggccaGCCTCGCTAGTGTGCCGCGCCCCGACCGCACTCATCCCTCCGCAGCCGTGCCGGTGTGCCCGCGCTCGGCCTCCGCCAGCCCCCTGACTCCGTGCAGCGCCCCCCGAAGCGGGCACCGATGCGCCCCCACCGGGGAGCGCGGGGAGCGCCGAAAGGCCAGCGCCGGGGGtagccccgccccggcccgcctTCGGCCCGAGGCCTCGCCG GTgcagaaaaaggagaagaaggacAAGGAACgggaaaatgagaaggaaaagagcGCCCTGGCCCGGGAGCGCAGCCTCAAGAAGCGCCAGTCGCTGCCTGCCTCCCTGCGCCCACGCGTCTCCGCGGGCAACGCTGAGCTCAG TCCCAAATCTAAGGCCCGGCCATCCTCTCCCTCTGCATCCTGGCACAGGcctgcctctccctgcctcaGCCCAGGACCAGGTCATGCTCTGCCTCCCAAACCACCGTCCCCCCGAGGCACCACTGCATCACCAAAGGGGCGGGTTCGGAGGAAGGATGAGGCAAAGGAGAGCCCTAATGTGGCAGGGCCTGAGGACAAGAACCAGAGCAAGGGCAAAGCAAGCGATGAGAAGGAGCCTGCAGCCCCAGCCTCACCAGCACCCTCCCCTGTGCcctcacccaccccagcccagccccagaaggagcagcccACAGCAGAGATCTCTGCAG ATACTGCTGTCTTgacctcacccccagcccccgcTCCTCCGGTGACCCCTAGCAAACCCATGGCTGGCACCACAGACCGTGAAGAGGCCACTCGACTCCTGGCTGAGAAGCGGCGCCAGGCCCGGGAGCAGCGGGAGCGCGAGGAACAGGAGCGGAGGCTGCAGGCAGAAAGGGACAA GCGAATGCGAGAAGAACAGCTGGCTCGGGAGGCTGAGGCCCGGGCCGAGCGGGAGGCGGAGGCCCGGAGGCGGGAGGAGCAGGAGGCCCGAGAGAAGGCGCAGGCGGAGCAGGAGGAGCAGGAGCGGTTGCAGAAGCAG AAAGAGGAGGCCGAAGCTCGGTCCCGAGAAGAAGCGGAGCGGCAGCGTCTGGAGCGGGAAAAGCActtccagagggaggagcaggagcGGCAAGAGCGCAAAAAG CGCCTGGAGGAGATCATGAAGAGGACTCGGAAGTCAGAAGCTGCTGAAACCAAG CAGAAGCAGGACAGAAAGGAGGCAAAGGCCAACAGTTCCAGCCCAG TGATAGACCCTGCAAAAGCTGTGGAGGCTCGGCCCTCAGGGCTGCAGAAGGAGGCTGTGCAGAAAGAGGAGCTGGCCCCCCAGGAGCCTCAGTGGAG TTTGTCAAACAAGGAGTCACCCGGGTCCCTGGTGAATGGCCTGCAGCCTCTTCCAGCACACCAGGAGAATGGCTTTTCCCCGAAGGGACCCTCTGGGGACAAGAGTCTGGGCCGAACACCAGAGGCGCTCCTGCCCTTCGCAGAGGCTGAAGCCTTCCTCAAGAAAGCTGTGGTGCAACCCCCACAGGTCACAG AAGTCCTTTAA